The genomic interval GAGCAGAAAAATCAATGGCGACAGGCACCCTCCGGAGTCAGTCCCCACTCTTTCCCACCCCTGACGTCGCTCGACTCGCCTGAATCATTGACCGGATGAAAATAATTTCCTCGTTACCAAGTTCCCGCTTGGTAACGCCTCTTGTTATCAAAGCCATCTCATGTATCCGTTCCTGGACCACCTTCGAGCCGGACTTCGTCGCTGCGGCGTCGAACAGTCCCGGGTGCTGGTCGCGGTTTCCGGTGGTGCAGACAGCGTGGCCTTGCTGCGAGGCCTGGCCACGATCGCCTCAGAGTTTTCGCTCGAATTGACGGTGGCCCATTTGAATCATCGGTTGCGCGGTGCGGCCAGTGACGCGGATGCAGACTGGGTTCGCGCGCTTGCTGCAGCACTGGCATTGCCCTCACAGATCGGAACGGTCGCGCCGGACGAATGGAACGCAGTCGGGAAAGGGATGGAGGAGACGGCTCGAACCGTCCGATACCAATTTTTGGAAGAGACCGCAGCGAAGTGCGAAACGAGTGCGATCGCACTCGCGCACACTGCCGACGATCAAGCAGAGACCGTCCTGCATCACATTCTACGAGGAACAGGCATCGCGGGACTTGGTGGGATGGCGCCCGTACGAAAGTCCGAATCCGGATCGCGTTTGCTGCGACCGATGCTGAATATTCGTCGAAAACAGGTCGAACAGTTCCTGAGCCAACTGACGCAAGATTTCCGGATCGACGCGACAAATACCGACACCACGATGACCAGGAATCGACTCAGACATGTGGTGCTGCCACTGCTGCGGAACGAAATCAATCCCCAGGTCGATGCGGCGATCTGTCGCCTTGCGGAACAGGCCACAGACGTCGAACAAATGGTTCGGCAACTCGCGAACAACCTGCTCGCACGTGCGTTGATTGATCAACAAGCGGATGCGTGCCGGATCGAGACGTCCGTTTTGTTTGACCAGCCAAGACACCTGGTGCGAGAGTTCTTCCGCGAGCTCTGGCGGCAACAACACTGGCCGCAACAGGCGATGACGTTTGAGCACTGGAACCGGCTTTGCGACATCCTCAGTAGTCGAGAGACAGTGACTTTTCCCGAACGAATCGAATCGCGTTTTCACGCCCTGAATTTGCTGGTCATTCGTCAGCTCTCCTGAACGAATATTGACAACTCGAAATTGCAAGGCCGTCAAGAACGTTCGTAACGTCAATAGCCGTGCGCAAAGGATGCGGTCAATCGGAATCGACGGAGGGGCCAGCGACCTTGAACTTGCAAAAATGCCAGAAGCCTCTGTACGGCCAATTTCTGTGAAAAGATTCTCACATCGACGACGGACTGCGATTTGCAGGCCAATTCTTCCCAGCGAAAGGTTTCTTGAAACGCTCTGTTGATGGAACTCGCAAAAATGCGTTTCAGGAGGATGGGACGAGGCTTGCGTCCCACGGGAACGGCACAAACGTCAACAGGCCTGCCGGACGGTGATTGATCTCAATTCATCGTTCGAAATGAACAGCGAGGCGATGCCATGAAACCTCTGAAATTTCTGATTCTGTTGTGGAGTATCAGCTCGCTTCTTCAACCTCGGGGACAAGCAGAACCACATAAGGTGGTGCCTCGTTCGCAACTGGCCGTTGATCTGATCAACCTGAAATCAGGACAGTCAGTACGCGGAGCAATCGTCGGCGCTGACGCCACGCGCATCACCGTTGTGGTCGCGCGCGATTGGTTGAAAGAGGCGTTGCCCAGCATTTATTTGAAGGCCACCGCCGACGAAGACACTGTACAAAAACAAGTTTCCGACCAATTGCAAACAAGGTTGAAACAAGAACTCGAAACAGCACCGAACGAATCCAGGCTCAAATTTTTCTTGAAGTCGGAAGAGGATCGAATCGGAGCAAGCTTGACGGGCACTCAATCTGTGGCGTCCTCGCAATTCGTCTGGGTCACACTATCGCCCCATTCCATCGCGAAGGTGACGCGTGCGGCACCGGATCGGCTACGCCTGGCGGTATGGGCGTGGAGTGAGATGCTTTCCCACGTCGAAACGCGAGATTTTCACGATCTTGAGCGCGAACTGAAACAGCGCAATATCGAACCAACCGCGCCGGCTCCGGACCTGACTGCCAAGCTGCCGCCGCGTCAGCAGGACGACCGAGAATGGGCGGCTCGATTGGCAATCCTCGATTACACGTTGTCAAAGCCAGTCAACTTCGAGGGGACGGCCGACGTGCTGATCCGATCCAACGGGGAACGTAACGAAATTAACGCGACACTGATCGTTTCGAAACTGATGCAGTCGCAAGCCGAATTATTCCTGAACGAGCTGATGTCCGAGCAAAATTCGGATTCGTCGCCGAACACCACCAGGAACTGGCTGAAATCTGCCGGGCGCGAAGCCGATCAGGAATCCGCTCGCGGATTGCGGGTCACCCAGGTTCTGGTGAAATCCGACGGGAAACAGGCCATTGTTGAGATGGCATTCGCCGCCCGAATGCCAGACAAGACCTGGGAAGTGATCTGGTCTCATCAAGAACTGCGGGATGGAACGGCACCAAGAGCCAATCTCGAGGCCAAGATTCTCGCCGATCCACAGCTGAAGCAACTCTTAAACACACTGTCTGCGACCGGCCTTAGCGCCAACGATCAAATCCAGAAGGCAATTCGTTTCGGTGCCGCGACCATGGAAGCCCAGCAAGCCGCCGATACCCAGTTCATGCATTTTTGCGACCGCTACTCGAAACGTCTCGACGCGCCACCGCTGACATGGTCGAAATGAATTTGAGCCGGGAATAATTCGGGATTCGCTCGTACTTGGGTCGCCAAAGCGAATATCATGTGGGGCGTGGTCACATTGGCTTCACCCGCTGAAATCCCATCGCATTCTCGGATCATGATTCATGAATGATTGGCCAGAACAGTTCGCGACGCGTGAGATAACTCGCCGACATTTCTTTCAAGATTGCCGGGTTGGCCTCGGTGGGATGGCTCTGGGATCTTTGCTGGCAGGAGATCGCTCTGCGTTCGCCGAAACGCAGCCGCCGGGATTCACTCCTGGCAGTCGCGGTCTGCACCGCCCCGCACGTGCCAAGGCCGTGATCTTTCTATTCATGGCTGGCGGGCCCAGTCAGTTGGAATTGTTTGATCCCAAGCCCAAGTTGCAAGAACTGAGTGGCCAGGTCATCCCAGAGTCCTACGTAAAAGGGAAACGGTTCGCCTTCATCAAACCTGATGCCAAGCTACTGGGAACGAATCGCAGCTTTCGACAGTATGGCGAATCGGGTGCGGTGATCAGTGAATGCCTTCCGCACCTGGGTACCGTCGCCGACGATATCTGTCTGGTTCGCTCGATGTCCACGGATGTGTTCAACCATGGCCCCGCAAAGTTGTTCATGAACACTGGTTCGCCGCAATTCATGGGACGGCCCAGCATGGGAACCTGGGTCACGTATGGGATCGGAAGCGAATCGAAGAATCTGCCGGGATTCGTCGTTTTGCAATCAGGACCACGCGGACCACGCGGCGGTGCCCCGTTATGGTCGAGCGGATTTCTTCCCACCAGTTTCCAGGGTGTGCCGCTTCGATCAGGCAAAGAGCCAATTCTGAACCTCGGAAATCCATCGGGCATCGATTCCAACCGTCAACGCGATTTCGTGTCCGCGGTGAATGACTTGAACCAGATGCGTCACGAAACAACGCAAGATCCCGAGATTGCGACTCGCATCGCCGCCTATGAAATGGCGTACCGTATGCAGTCGAGTGCCCCAGAGCTGATGGACCTGGGCGGCGAGACGCGAGAAACCCTCGACATGTACGGGGCAGAGCCCGGCAAGCACTCGTTCGCGAATAACTGCCTGCTGGCGCGACGGTTGGTCGAGCGGGGTGTGCGATTTGTGCAGCTCTATCACACCGACTGGGACCATCACGGCAACCCCGACACGGAACTCGGCAAGGCGCTCGATGACCGATGTCGCGAAGTCGATCAAGGTTCGGCCGCACTCGTTCGAGACCTCAAGCGCCACGGACTACTGGACGACACGATCGTCATCTGGGGTGGTGAATTTGGACGTACGCCGCAAGGCGAGGTCCGTGATTTACGAGGCCGCGACCACCACATCGAAGCGTTCACCATGTGGATGGCAGGCGGCGGCATCAAAGCAGGCCAAACCATTGGGGCAACGGACGAAATTGGCTACTACATCACCGAAGATAAGGTGCACGTCCACGATCTGCATGCAACGTTGCTTCATCTTCTGGGAATCGACCACCTGCAACTGACGTACAAATTTCAGGGACGCAACTATCGTTTGACAGACGTCCACGGAAATATCGTCTCGAAGTTGCTCGCGTGACTCATGCAACGGATGTCCCGCGCAACAATCAAGATTCTTGGGGACTGTCAACCTGAACTGCCGCTGCAATCTCCCCCGCGAATTGGCGAATTTTGGTGACGGCGGCGACGATTGAATCTACGGCCGAAAGTTCGGCGAGTAGAACCGGATGATGGAGCGTCAGCATTCCTGCATCCGCGCGCGTCGCCTCGTTTAGTTCATCCGCTCGACGAAAGCGTCGTGAAGCATGAATGAGGTGGAGTCCGCGAAATCCTGGATCGAGTGCAATTCCTTCCGCACGCATTGCAGCAGCGAATTGATTTCGATTCATTCCTTGGAAATCACGGGACTCATACCGAAAGCCCACCTTGTAGTACGCTGGCTCGATCGCATCGGCGGGCACTTGTAGGAGTTCGAGTCCCGGAACATCCTTCAGCAGACTGGCCAGTTTTGCCACGAAGATGCGTCGCTGCGTGTTGAGGCGACCGAGTTGCTGCAGTTGCGGCAACAAGACTGCAGCCTGCATTTCAGAGAGTGGGTACGCGTCGTTCCCTCGCTGCGTGTAACGTTTAATACGTTCGGCAATGTCAGCGCGGCGGCTCAACAAGGCCCCGCCGCGTCCCGCCGTCAGCAGCTTACTTCCCCCAAAACTGTGCACACCGACATCCCCCCAGGTTCCCGCCTTGCGGCCAAAGACAATCGCACCAGGATTCTGACACGCGTCCTCGACGACTGGGATGCTCTGTGCCGCGGCGTGTCGGCAGACCTCTGCCATTTCGACGACACCACCATGCAAGTGCGACACAAGAATCGCGCGCGTACGTGGTGAAACGGCTGCGGCAATTCTCGTAGGGTCGATCTGCCAGGTGACCGGATGCAGATCGATCAGAACGGGAACGGCTCCCAGGCACAGCACATTCTGAAAGTTCGCTTTAAAGTCGTAAGCGGCCATGATGACTTCGTCACCCGGCCCAACACCCGCGCCGCGCAACGCCAATTCGACCGCCGAGGTGCCACTGCTGCACAGGAGAACATGCTCAACACCGTGATCATCGGCCAACTGCCGCACCAGCTCCGGCACATGCGGCCCGTGATATCGGCCCCAATTCCCAGACATGAACAGCTCTTCGAACACGGTACGAAGAGCCTGATCACTACGCGGCCATGTGGGCGCCCCCTGCGGAAAAACGGCCTTGCCGCCAAGGATTGCCGGACGGTGCAAGTCACTCAGGTTCATGCCGATATCGTCATCCCGATTTCATTGCGATGCTTGTTGCAGAATCGATTGCGATGTCTACTATCCTCTGGCTCACGCGCGAGCGTCAATTGACTTCCTTCATCGGAAATGCCCAATGTCGAAGAATATACGATTTGTGATGGTCGGTGGATTCCTGGGTGCCGGCAAAACAACCACGCTCGCGCGTCTCGCGAAGCAATATACGTCTCAGGGTCTAACGGTCGGCATTGTCACGAACGATCAGGCTGCGGATCTGGTCGACACGAAATCATTGCGGTCGCAAGGATTTGAAGTTGGCGAAGTTGCTGGAGCCTGTTTTTGCTGTCGATTTGACGATTTGATCTCGACGATCGACTCCATCGGAAAAGGGCAGGCGCCCGATGTGATATTGGCCGAACCGGTCGGAAGCTGCACCGACCTTGTCGCGACGGTCATCCAACCGCTGAAGCAGCTCTACAAGGCCAGGTTTCAAATCGCGCCTTACGGAGTCATTTTGAAACCGAGCCAGGGACGAAAGATTCTCAAGAACGAACCAGGAACGGGATTCTCGCCCAAGGCCGCCTACATTCTACAGAAGCAGTTGGAAGAAGCAGACCTTATTTTGATCAATCGCGTCGATGAACTATCCGCAGCAGAACTCGCAGAACTGCATACACTGCTGGATCAGCAGTATCCGCATACGCCGCGCCTCTCGATTTCTGCCAAAACGGGGCAGGGGTTTGACGCCTATTTTGAGTTCCTGGACCAGGTCGGCGATTTCGGTCGACGAATTCTGGACATTGACTACGACATTTACGCTGAGGGCGAAGCCGAACTTGGCTGGTTGAACAGCAATGTCCAGATCTCATCAACGACGGAATTTCCTTTGGACAAACTGCTGCTCGAATTGATTGGTGTGTTGAAGCAACGGCTGGTGGAAGCGGGGCTCGAAGTCGCTCATCTGAAACTGATCGGCTTAAGTCCGGCGGCATTCGGTGTGGCAAATCTGGTCAGTCGCGATTTGCCGCCGGAACTGTCATTGCCGTCTCACGCCACGACCCGAACCGTGGAACTGGTCGTGAATGCCCGGGTGGCATGTGACCCGGGTCTGCTGGGCGAACTGGCAGACGAGACGATCCGACAGGTCTGTTCGACCTATGCCGCAACGGCCCAATTCGGCGGAGCACAAATGTTTCGACCTGGCCGGCCCCAGCCAACCCATCGCATGAGTCGTGCGGGAAGCGTATAATCAGTTGTCCGTGAAAGATCGTGTTCGCCTTGTGCTGCCTTGGGCATTGAAACGAGGTGTTCGCTGTCCAAAGCGGAAAGAGAATTCCATTCAGCGAAATCCGACATCGCATCGCTGGAATCTGCTAATCAGGATCAGTGCCCCATGTATCTGCGTATGGCCCGTCGTCTCCTGCTGGAAACCGATAAGCGTTTGCTGTGGAAGCTCGCATACAACTTTGGTTTCAAGGGAATGATGTCCGTTCAGCGGTTCAAACGGCGGATGAAACGGGGCGAGTTTTTCCCGCCGTTCATCTACATCTCGGTCATCAATAGCTGCAACTTGCGATGTCAGGGCTGCTGGGTCGATGTCTCGGCCAAACAACAGATTATTGATGTCCCGGCGATGAATCGGCTGCTGAATGAAGCCAAGGAAGCTGGGAATTACTTCTTCGGAATCGTGGGCGGCGAGCCGTTCATGCATCCGCACTTGCTAGAGATCCTGGCCGCGCATCCCGATTGTTATTTCCAAGTCTTCACAAACGGGCATTTCATTACGCCTGAAGTCGCTGCCGAACTGCGACGACTTGGCAACGTCACCCCCCTGATCAGTGTCGAGGGGACCGAAATTGTCAGCGATGAACGACGCGGTCGTCCGGAAGTGCTGTCGAAAACGATGGAAGGCCTGAAGAATTGCCTGGAGCACAAGGTGATTACAGGAGTCTGTACCAGCGTTTGCCAGACGAACCTTGACGATCTGGTCAACGAAAAATGGCTGGATCGCCTGATCGAAATGGGCGTGATGTACTCCTGGTTCCATGTCTATCGCCCCATGGGCCCGAATCCACAGCCAGAACTTTCACTGAGCCGAGAGCAGCAACTGCGTATTCGCCGATTTGTCGTCGATATGCGTGTGCGCAAACCAATCGGAATTATCGACGCCTATTACGACGGGGAAGGGAAGGCTCTTTGTCCCGCGGCATCTGGACTGACTCATCACATCAACCCCTGGGGTGGAATCGAACCCTGCCCGATTATCCAATTCGCCAAAGACTCGATTCACGACACACGTCACATTAAAGACGTGATTGGAAAATCCGAATTCTTACGTGATTTCCGACAGGTTGCAGCATCCGCCACGCGCGGCTGCATTGTGCTTGAACGCCCGGACTTGCTACGGCAATTGGTCGTCAGCCATGAGGCAGGCGACCAGACAGCGCGGAAGTCGGCACTCGCCGAACTGACCAAGATGGATTCACGACCATCTCAGTACGGCCCTGGGCAAGAGATTCCAGAGCGCAGCTGGGTTTATCGATTCGCCAAGCGATTCTGGTTCAATGACTTCGGTGCCTATAAGTCGCTTGATGCCGCGACTGCCGCCCAGCAGTCCGCGTCGGTCTGATCTGAAACGGCCGTTTTTCTGGCGCGAGTCGGCTGATCGAACGCGCCGTCGCTTCCTTGAGAACCGTCACTGACTTGAGGCATCAAGAACTGAAGAGATCATCTGTGCGCAACAGTTGATTTCCAGAAGAAGTGCTCGGCGGAATGCACTTTATTCCAGCCGGTAGATGGTGGCATCGGATGCGATTGCCAATAGCGTGTTGTTTACCTGTCGCAGTCCCAAGGAAAGCGATTGCGGCAGGACAATCCGCTTAAGTTCTTCGCCCGTCTGCGAATTGAGGACAAGTACAACACCACTTCGGCATGCGACCCAGAGCGTGTCATCGCGCAGTAGAATCGGGCCCGTCGGTTGTTCCGGCCCCAGATTGTAATTCCATTTTTCCGGTAAGTTCTTCCCCTCACTCAAGCAATGCAGCAGCCCATCGCCAGCGTGAACAACCAGATTGTCGCCGGGAAGCCAAAGGTTCTTCACCGGCGCCTCAAGACGGGATTGCCCGTCGGTGTCGAAAGAGTGCACATTCAATTGTCGGCAGACACCGCTGGCGTCGGCAACATACAGTGACTCACCACGAACGATTGGGCGAACGTCGATCGGATGTTCCAATTGCAGCTTGGCGACTTCTGCCAGATGTGGAACGTCTGCCTGACGCAGTTGAATCCGGATGATTCTGCCGACCGCGTCACAGGCAATCAGTTCTCGTCCATCGACACGAACCAAATGTGCCCACTTGTGGTCCTGTCCATCGCCAACGGGAACGTGATACTCCTGGACTTTCTTCTTGGCTGACGTCAATGACAGCAGTGCCAATCGCCCAGATAGCGGCAGAACCAAGCCATCGTCGAGCAGGACGGGATCGGTCGCGGGCATGTCATTGAGCGGGTACTGGCTTGAAATCTGCCCAGCGTTGTTCAGAACGAATAGTCGATTTGTGTCCCCGCCTGCCGCCAGCACCAGACGTTGATCATCAAGTAACGTTGCTCGAATTGGCTTTGTGATGTTCGCCGGAAGCTCGAGATCAACGCCTGCCTTCAGATCGACGCCACCATTCATGACGCGGTTTTTACTGAGAGAATAGACCGTTCCGCTCTCTCCAACCCAGGCGATCCCGTCATCGCGAGTCGGACCGACCTCCAGGGGTGCGTCACCAACGATGCAGCGCCAGGGGTTGACCAGCTTCTCGCGTTCGACGGGCGAGAATGTGACCGCGTCACTATAACGAGACTTCCGCCCCACGAAAAAATTGTCGCCGACAAGCTGCAACGGTTGCGACGCGATGCCCGGCGCCGTTGAGTTCGAGTCCATTCGGATGCTGTCACTGACAATTTCAAAATGCCGGAACGCCGACCCTGCCGACCAGAACTGCCCGTCCGCCCCCAACGCGACGAACAGTGGCGCATTGATGCGTTCACGAACGTTGGCTTGATCGGCACGGTACTGCCCAATCGGCGAGATCCCCGCATGCCCCGCTTCGTCAGACACTGCGAACGCAGCAAACTGTTCACCCGACGACGGAACAACCAATTGATTGCCGCGGAGTACCGGGGTATCGCGAACCTGTCCCGTGACACGGGTCGAAGCCAGTTCCACGAGCGACTGGCCGGGCTTACCCGCGTCCCAAAGTCGCAGCCTGGCACTATCTACCTGATCATTTTCGCAGAGGAGCAACAGTTGCCCCATCGAGAGCGGCGGTGCGGAAATGGAGCCAGCCGCATGATCGGTAAACGTCGTCGCGATCGCGGATAATGTTGGTTGTGCCGAGGTCGATTTCAGCGACAACGTGTAGATCATCGCCTTCTCGCCGGGAACCAGCAGAAACTCGCCATCGCGAGACAGTGCAGGGGTCGATGCCAGATTCTGCGAAAAGTGAACGGTGGCGGACAATCGTCCTGTATCGACGTCAATCCGCACGAGCGACTGGTCCGCGAGAGCCAGGTACAGTTGTCCTTCGTGCTGCAGGGGAGCCCCGATCGCGCGAGAGTTCAATGGTTGGCGCCAGATCAGATTTCCTGTCGCCAACTCGCACGCCAGAATCGACTGTGTGCGCGTATCAAACAACACGACAGATGACTGCGCTGCCGACGTCAGAACCGGAAAGAAGGGGGAATTGATTCCGACAACGCGACGCCACACAAGTTCGCCCGTTACCGTATCAATCGCATAGCACGAGTCCTTCGCGATCGCGAAAACGACTCGCCCTTGCGACGATTCATCGGTACGAGACCGAAGATGCAAAAGTCCAACAACCGGCTCGTGGGGCGGTGCGGGACCGTCAGACGATTCGGCACGTCGTTCTGTATCGTCGACCGCGACGACGGACCGTTCAAGATCCAATGACTTTAGTTGCGTATCTTTGACGCGTTTTGACTGCAGGAACTCGGGAAACAATTTGACCAGTCGATCGGCTTCCGCCAGGGCTCGCATCGGTTCGCGTTTCGCAAGAGCGTCATCGACGGTCTTCATCGCCAGATCGAACGCTTGCTGCTTTTCGATCGCACGATCGGCCTTCAGCCGCTGGTCGTTGATACGCGCCACGGTCCCCACTGGAGGCGTTGCGGGATCGGCGTAGCGTTCGAGCAGATTCTGCGCCTCTTTCGAGACGACCAGCATCTCGGGATCACGAGCCGTCTCCGCAGATTTTGCCGCCCCCATCGAAATCTGTTCGGCATATTGAAAGATCGCCGAATGCAAGTCCGAAAAATCGGACTCGTTCCGATGGACCTTGATCAACCCATTCAGTTTTTCCAGCCCCGGCTTCCACGCGGGAGCTGCGCCCGAAATGTCTTTCTGAATCATGGCCCGGGTCAGGCCTCGCACCGCATGACGATGTAAACCATGATTCGGATATTGTGCGAGAAAACGTTCAAACGAGGATATCGACTGCGCATACTGCCCGCCGTTCATTTCGCTCAGGGCGCGGTCGTATAGCCGATTGGATTGCTCGCGATTGATCAAGAACCAGAAGATCCCGGTCACAAGCAGCAGGACCAGTGCGCCCCCCGATAGCCCCAGCACGAGCGGCGATTTGAGGACTTCCTGTTCACCCGGCCGAACCGGCCTTCGTCCCCCGGTCGTCGACTCCACTTTGCCATACTTCTTCCTTTCGAAAGAGGCATGGCTCAGATCACCAGCAAACACATCGTCTTGTTCATCCTCGTCGTCATTGAACATGGCTTCCATGACGGCCTGAGACTCCGTCATGACCTTCCCATCAAACAGCGACATGTCATCGACATTCGGTTCAGCAGGCTCCGCCTTCTTCGCGCTGACCTTCTTCGGTCGTGGTGGCGAGGCGTCTTTCGAGTGTCCAGCATCGGCCGGAGAGGCATCAAACAGCAGGTCGACGGTACCGATCCGAATGACGTCTCCCGATCGCAGCCCTGCCTGCACCACAGTCGTGCCGTTGACCTCAACACCATCTGAAGTTGCTGCAGTGACTTCAAATTGCGATTTGTTCCAGCCGATACGGCAATGGAGGGGAAGCACCTCGCGTTCAGGGATGCAAATGTCGTTGAATTGCTGGCGGCCAATGCTGGTCGGTTGCGTTCGAGACAATTCTCGAGTTTCCGTGTTTCCGTCAGCATGTCGAAGCGTGAGATGAGCCATTGCGTTCTTTAAATCAGAAAGTGGTGACCACCAAGGCGAAGGACAAAGTGATGATCAATTCAATCAGCCTTCTTTTGGGACGACATGCGGATTTTCTGCACTCCAATTTCATTGGCAGCATCAATGACGGCAATCACCGTGCGATGAAGTGATTGAGAACTGGCCGAGACGAGCAACTCCGTTTTTTGTTCTCGACGCATTTTATCCCGAAGAGTCTCGGCAAGTCGGCTGACATCCGACAGCGGCTCGTCATCGATCCAGATGCCGTTGCTGGCATCGATTTTGACCAGGATCGAAGTCCCCTGGAGATCTTCCAGTGTTTTGACCTGTTGCGTCGCTCCTTTTTGATCGGGATCGGGCGTGGGAACCTCGATGCTTTTCTGCAAACTGAACGACGCCGACACCATAAAGAAAATCAGCAACTGAAAGGTCACGTCGACCATCGGCGTCAGATCCATATCATCTGCGATCATCGGTTTGCGTTTGAATGTGAGCGGTCCTTCCGAATCGTCGTCGTTTCCAATTTCTGCGGGTACAAATGGCGCTTCGTCGGCATCCGCGAACCGTTCGTCTGTCGCTTCGCCTTCTTCGGATTCGCCCCCAGTCAGGACGTTGGGCTCATTTTGTGCATTCCCCTCGGGCGGTTGTGTGACCTCTTCGAAGATTTCAGCGTTTGGCTCCACCCCATCTTCTTCGATGGACGGTTCCACCTTGGGCCGCGGATCGGCGGTTGGCGTGGGGAAATCCTGAAAGGGGACGGTGATTTCGTTGCCGCACTTGGGACATTCGACGAGGTGCCCCGCCTCACGGCGGGAAATCGCCATCAGGGCTTCACATGACGGACATCGAAATCGAATCGGCATAGTCTCTCGTCGTCTGCGGAAGTCGTCGTTCGTACTCGCCCGTCGGTGGTGGCGGGCTCGGTTTGCGTTGTGGATCTATTCTTTTGGTTTGTCTCCGACTCCCATGAACAATTCCGCTCCATCGACCGATTTGATTGCCTGCGACACCTCATCGACCAGACCGTGTGAGACATCGCCTTCCGCTTTGAGCACGATGCGGTTTTTCCGATCACGCACGCTCTCTTCCACGTAACGACGGACGTCCGCCAGATCCGCTTCTTCGCCTGCGCCGTCGCCCATTACGATATGTGGGGAATCGGCCGAATTTTTGGGAGCCAGAATGGTCACGACGGTCGCGCTGGCCGAATCCACACCAATGCTGTGCTGTGCTGGTGGAACGTCAACGTCGGGAGTTCCCTGCATTGTGGAAGCGACCATGAAGAAGATCAGCAGCAGGAATGTCACATCGATCATCGGCGTGATATCCATTTCGCCGTCGGCGACTTTCCGTCCGCCGCCGAAGCTGCCTGCATCGGAAAAGAGCCCCCGTCGTGCCATGCTTGTTCTTTCACGCTCACGCTAACCGGAACGTCAATTTCGTGCGAGCGCCCCATTGGTACTGACTTAAGTTCCCACCGAACCATGCGGCGATCCGGGACGATCCCTCCCGTTTCGCATGCTTTATTTGCGTTTCGCCACGGCTTGTTCAAGTTGATCGAGGAAGCGGCCAATCTGGTGTTGGACGCTGTCGGTCAATCGTCCGATTCGAACCTGCATTGAGGCCATGCACATCACGAGAGGAATCGCGATCATCAGTCCGACGGCCGTGGTAATCAACGCGAAGCTGATGTCGTTG from Schlesneria paludicola DSM 18645 carries:
- the tilS gene encoding tRNA lysidine(34) synthetase TilS, encoding MYPFLDHLRAGLRRCGVEQSRVLVAVSGGADSVALLRGLATIASEFSLELTVAHLNHRLRGAASDADADWVRALAAALALPSQIGTVAPDEWNAVGKGMEETARTVRYQFLEETAAKCETSAIALAHTADDQAETVLHHILRGTGIAGLGGMAPVRKSESGSRLLRPMLNIRRKQVEQFLSQLTQDFRIDATNTDTTMTRNRLRHVVLPLLRNEINPQVDAAICRLAEQATDVEQMVRQLANNLLARALIDQQADACRIETSVLFDQPRHLVREFFRELWRQQHWPQQAMTFEHWNRLCDILSSRETVTFPERIESRFHALNLLVIRQLS
- a CDS encoding DUF1501 domain-containing protein; this encodes MNDWPEQFATREITRRHFFQDCRVGLGGMALGSLLAGDRSAFAETQPPGFTPGSRGLHRPARAKAVIFLFMAGGPSQLELFDPKPKLQELSGQVIPESYVKGKRFAFIKPDAKLLGTNRSFRQYGESGAVISECLPHLGTVADDICLVRSMSTDVFNHGPAKLFMNTGSPQFMGRPSMGTWVTYGIGSESKNLPGFVVLQSGPRGPRGGAPLWSSGFLPTSFQGVPLRSGKEPILNLGNPSGIDSNRQRDFVSAVNDLNQMRHETTQDPEIATRIAAYEMAYRMQSSAPELMDLGGETRETLDMYGAEPGKHSFANNCLLARRLVERGVRFVQLYHTDWDHHGNPDTELGKALDDRCREVDQGSAALVRDLKRHGLLDDTIVIWGGEFGRTPQGEVRDLRGRDHHIEAFTMWMAGGGIKAGQTIGATDEIGYYITEDKVHVHDLHATLLHLLGIDHLQLTYKFQGRNYRLTDVHGNIVSKLLA
- a CDS encoding DegT/DnrJ/EryC1/StrS family aminotransferase, whose protein sequence is MNLSDLHRPAILGGKAVFPQGAPTWPRSDQALRTVFEELFMSGNWGRYHGPHVPELVRQLADDHGVEHVLLCSSGTSAVELALRGAGVGPGDEVIMAAYDFKANFQNVLCLGAVPVLIDLHPVTWQIDPTRIAAAVSPRTRAILVSHLHGGVVEMAEVCRHAAAQSIPVVEDACQNPGAIVFGRKAGTWGDVGVHSFGGSKLLTAGRGGALLSRRADIAERIKRYTQRGNDAYPLSEMQAAVLLPQLQQLGRLNTQRRIFVAKLASLLKDVPGLELLQVPADAIEPAYYKVGFRYESRDFQGMNRNQFAAAMRAEGIALDPGFRGLHLIHASRRFRRADELNEATRADAGMLTLHHPVLLAELSAVDSIVAAVTKIRQFAGEIAAAVQVDSPQES
- a CDS encoding GTP-binding protein, translated to MSKNIRFVMVGGFLGAGKTTTLARLAKQYTSQGLTVGIVTNDQAADLVDTKSLRSQGFEVGEVAGACFCCRFDDLISTIDSIGKGQAPDVILAEPVGSCTDLVATVIQPLKQLYKARFQIAPYGVILKPSQGRKILKNEPGTGFSPKAAYILQKQLEEADLILINRVDELSAAELAELHTLLDQQYPHTPRLSISAKTGQGFDAYFEFLDQVGDFGRRILDIDYDIYAEGEAELGWLNSNVQISSTTEFPLDKLLLELIGVLKQRLVEAGLEVAHLKLIGLSPAAFGVANLVSRDLPPELSLPSHATTRTVELVVNARVACDPGLLGELADETIRQVCSTYAATAQFGGAQMFRPGRPQPTHRMSRAGSV
- a CDS encoding radical SAM/SPASM domain-containing protein, with the translated sequence MYLRMARRLLLETDKRLLWKLAYNFGFKGMMSVQRFKRRMKRGEFFPPFIYISVINSCNLRCQGCWVDVSAKQQIIDVPAMNRLLNEAKEAGNYFFGIVGGEPFMHPHLLEILAAHPDCYFQVFTNGHFITPEVAAELRRLGNVTPLISVEGTEIVSDERRGRPEVLSKTMEGLKNCLEHKVITGVCTSVCQTNLDDLVNEKWLDRLIEMGVMYSWFHVYRPMGPNPQPELSLSREQQLRIRRFVVDMRVRKPIGIIDAYYDGEGKALCPAASGLTHHINPWGGIEPCPIIQFAKDSIHDTRHIKDVIGKSEFLRDFRQVAASATRGCIVLERPDLLRQLVVSHEAGDQTARKSALAELTKMDSRPSQYGPGQEIPERSWVYRFAKRFWFNDFGAYKSLDAATAAQQSASV